The following proteins come from a genomic window of Pyxidicoccus sp. MSG2:
- a CDS encoding M4 family metallopeptidase, which produces MKSRYASVLIVLGLVACGDSADTPGPTPSEPGDAAAPSSTPMRPDASPEDLAAIRAREDLRSARALAEVERRFASRTPGLSFRVRRVRTSSMGDTHVWIQQVFQGTPVTGRELGVIVFVDDTLQVLGEPDTFEGVAPARMKATEGLKRARAHVAKKGLTVGDTGDVVLEPVYERRLRPGASGGNAANYETVVVGFERGTRVKVSSVLSADAPRELFVRERDGAVVERAFPPSVMAKGSLRSAFAGTVTMGTYQSSRGVYSLESERGDVISAAAQKDGSPAFDYKSSVNGWGDNQLYASQGPNTVNGQTAAADAFISVYGTHRMFADVYGRNGWDGQGGPIHAYVHYPEANAHPMGNGVVVLGYISIKGGLSSVPLTDIESVAHEVGHMTFELDTGVVTGPTGELGGLDEGTADIFGLVAGFYLPDAIALLGTSCTPLTCSSGGGRKPITVRGDWTFGNWGDPRYGRSFIDPFLYPAWVPGIDSAASHDASGPLRRMFYFLSVGVLPAGQAPVAGLLQPQRESAFLPQGLTGLGITTANWLWYNTLSGVYFSRITNYATTREMMLEATMTLYGRVPHTPEYKAVEDAWAAVNVGPPADRTPPSVVITTGQKSSTYAVVTVDVSDENGLVEGMVGISSGLIDGRTTLQPCTGHCVFTLDPSQYGTSSSHYVKVTAKDTRGNSVEKKVYFALDASGPTVTLTSNKPTTWSPIAPQQDWKYSATDTSGIRSAKVFVDGVAVVDESWSSSPVSSFTLNNVVVDVSNRAEGWYPVRFETSDRFGNTRENSYSLAVDHTAPEVCTQTVTVDPANNGNVYLTLTGRDAVSGLSNLAIHHTTGGLLRGDTTDVGPGVQRTLSHTATLAPGTYLFFGNCMDQSSNVVRTPYQTVTLVGSCNSMATAGGAQVDERTFQMGKAAGTVKLSYHTYSVHDRIKVYSGTTLVADTGCAATGDPSTLRTVTFAYSGTSGQLKVRVEPNCNPVTAQSTTEWVYSLSCP; this is translated from the coding sequence ATGAAGTCGCGTTATGCGTCCGTACTCATCGTACTGGGCCTCGTGGCGTGCGGAGACTCCGCCGACACACCCGGGCCCACGCCGTCAGAACCGGGGGACGCCGCCGCGCCCTCGTCCACGCCCATGCGTCCGGATGCCAGCCCGGAGGACCTCGCGGCTATTCGCGCGCGGGAAGACCTGCGCTCGGCACGCGCGCTCGCGGAGGTGGAGCGCCGCTTCGCCTCGCGGACGCCAGGCCTGTCCTTCCGCGTCCGCCGTGTCCGCACCAGCTCCATGGGCGACACCCACGTCTGGATTCAGCAGGTCTTCCAGGGCACGCCCGTGACGGGGCGTGAGCTGGGCGTCATCGTCTTCGTGGACGACACCCTCCAGGTGCTCGGCGAGCCCGACACCTTCGAGGGCGTCGCGCCCGCGCGGATGAAGGCCACCGAGGGCCTGAAGCGGGCCCGGGCCCACGTCGCGAAGAAGGGGCTCACGGTGGGGGACACTGGCGACGTCGTCCTGGAGCCCGTCTACGAGCGCCGCCTGCGTCCGGGCGCTTCCGGAGGGAATGCCGCGAACTACGAGACGGTGGTGGTGGGGTTCGAGCGGGGCACCCGCGTGAAGGTGTCGTCCGTGCTCTCCGCGGACGCGCCCCGCGAGCTGTTCGTGCGCGAGCGTGACGGCGCCGTGGTGGAGCGGGCCTTCCCGCCCTCCGTCATGGCGAAGGGGTCGCTGCGCAGTGCGTTCGCCGGCACCGTGACGATGGGCACGTACCAGTCGAGCCGGGGCGTCTACTCTCTCGAGAGCGAGCGGGGCGACGTCATCTCCGCCGCTGCCCAGAAGGATGGCTCGCCGGCGTTCGACTACAAGAGCTCGGTCAACGGCTGGGGTGACAACCAGCTCTACGCCTCCCAGGGCCCCAATACGGTGAATGGGCAGACCGCGGCGGCGGATGCATTCATCTCCGTCTACGGCACCCATCGGATGTTCGCCGACGTGTACGGCCGCAATGGCTGGGATGGCCAGGGCGGGCCCATCCACGCCTACGTGCACTACCCGGAAGCCAATGCCCACCCAATGGGCAATGGCGTCGTCGTGCTCGGTTACATTTCCATCAAGGGTGGGCTCTCGAGCGTCCCGCTGACCGACATCGAGTCGGTGGCCCACGAGGTCGGCCACATGACCTTCGAGCTGGACACCGGCGTGGTGACGGGCCCCACCGGCGAGCTGGGAGGCCTGGATGAGGGGACGGCGGACATCTTCGGTCTGGTCGCGGGCTTCTACCTGCCGGATGCCATTGCCCTCCTGGGGACTTCGTGCACCCCGCTGACCTGCAGCAGCGGTGGGGGCCGCAAGCCCATCACCGTGCGGGGCGACTGGACTTTTGGGAACTGGGGAGACCCCCGCTACGGCCGCTCGTTCATCGACCCGTTCCTGTACCCCGCCTGGGTGCCGGGCATCGACAGCGCGGCCTCCCACGATGCGTCGGGACCGCTGAGGCGGATGTTCTACTTCCTCAGCGTCGGCGTGCTCCCCGCGGGCCAGGCTCCGGTCGCCGGCCTGCTGCAGCCGCAGCGGGAGAGCGCCTTCCTCCCCCAGGGGCTCACCGGCCTCGGCATCACCACGGCGAACTGGCTCTGGTACAACACGCTCAGCGGCGTCTACTTCTCGCGCATCACCAACTACGCCACGACGCGCGAGATGATGCTCGAGGCGACGATGACGCTGTACGGGCGCGTGCCGCACACCCCCGAGTACAAGGCGGTGGAGGATGCCTGGGCAGCCGTGAATGTCGGCCCGCCCGCGGACCGCACGCCTCCCTCGGTGGTCATCACCACCGGGCAGAAGAGCAGCACGTATGCCGTCGTCACCGTCGACGTGTCCGACGAGAACGGCCTCGTCGAGGGAATGGTGGGCATCTCCTCCGGCCTCATCGATGGACGGACGACGCTGCAGCCCTGCACCGGCCACTGCGTCTTTACCCTCGACCCGAGCCAGTACGGGACGAGCTCCTCGCACTACGTGAAGGTCACCGCGAAGGACACCCGCGGGAACAGCGTGGAGAAGAAGGTCTACTTCGCGCTGGATGCCTCCGGGCCGACCGTCACCCTCACCTCGAACAAGCCGACGACCTGGTCGCCCATCGCGCCCCAGCAGGACTGGAAGTACAGCGCCACCGACACCTCGGGCATCCGGTCGGCGAAGGTGTTCGTGGACGGCGTGGCGGTGGTGGATGAGTCCTGGAGCAGCTCACCCGTCTCCAGCTTCACGCTCAACAACGTGGTGGTGGATGTCTCCAACCGCGCGGAGGGCTGGTATCCGGTGCGGTTCGAGACGTCCGACCGCTTCGGCAACACCCGGGAGAACTCCTACTCGCTCGCGGTGGACCACACGGCTCCAGAGGTGTGCACGCAGACGGTGACGGTGGACCCGGCGAACAACGGCAACGTCTACCTGACGCTCACCGGGCGCGACGCTGTCTCCGGGCTGTCCAACCTCGCCATCCACCACACGACGGGCGGGCTGCTGCGCGGCGACACGACCGACGTCGGGCCCGGCGTCCAGCGCACGCTGAGCCACACCGCCACGCTCGCGCCGGGGACCTACCTCTTCTTCGGCAACTGCATGGACCAGAGCTCCAACGTCGTGCGGACGCCGTATCAGACGGTCACGCTGGTGGGCTCGTGCAACTCCATGGCCACCGCGGGCGGCGCGCAGGTGGATGAGCGCACGTTCCAGATGGGCAAGGCGGCGGGGACGGTGAAGCTCAGCTACCACACCTACTCCGTGCACGACCGCATCAAGGTCTACTCGGGCACGACCCTGGTGGCGGATACCGGCTGCGCGGCCACGGGCGACCCCTCCACCCTCAGGACCGTGACGTTCGCCTACTCAGGGACGTCGGGGCAGTTGAAGGTGCGCGTCGAGCCCAACTGCAACCCCGTCACGGCCCAGTCCACCACGGAGTGGGTGTACTCGCTGAGCTGCCCCTGA
- a CDS encoding SDR family NAD(P)-dependent oxidoreductase, producing MKLVSSSAIVTGAGQGIGLGIAARLMRDGANVLLFGRTGEKVEAAAVELNRVAEGRTRAVPFAGDVVRAEDVKRAIEVATREFGLPGILVNNAGSATLRPMLELPEEEFDQILAINLKGPFLFTQALAKALVAAKQPGSIVNISSLNQTAVTDGLAHYCASKAGLANFSKVAASELGRYNIRVNVVAPGAIRTPLAEGAGLMKGAMGREFLAHTPLGKTCGEPEDVAKVVSFLCSDLASWMTGDTLAVDGGNHIRGLHSYADTLGLTRPVE from the coding sequence ATGAAGCTGGTATCGAGCAGCGCCATCGTCACGGGAGCGGGGCAGGGCATCGGGTTGGGAATCGCCGCGCGGCTCATGCGGGACGGGGCCAACGTGCTCCTCTTCGGGCGGACCGGGGAGAAGGTGGAGGCGGCCGCCGTGGAACTCAACCGGGTGGCGGAGGGGCGCACGCGGGCCGTGCCCTTCGCGGGAGACGTGGTCCGCGCGGAGGACGTGAAGCGGGCCATCGAGGTTGCGACGCGTGAGTTCGGCCTCCCGGGCATCCTGGTGAACAACGCCGGCTCGGCCACCCTCCGTCCGATGCTCGAGCTGCCGGAGGAGGAGTTCGACCAGATTCTGGCCATCAACCTCAAGGGGCCCTTCCTGTTCACCCAGGCCCTGGCGAAGGCGCTGGTCGCCGCGAAGCAGCCGGGCTCCATCGTCAACATCTCCTCGTTGAACCAGACGGCCGTGACGGACGGGCTCGCCCACTACTGCGCCTCCAAGGCGGGGCTCGCGAACTTCTCGAAGGTCGCGGCCTCGGAGCTGGGGCGGTACAACATCCGGGTGAATGTCGTGGCACCGGGAGCCATCCGCACGCCCCTGGCGGAGGGCGCCGGGCTCATGAAGGGGGCCATGGGGCGGGAGTTCCTCGCGCACACGCCGCTCGGGAAGACGTGCGGCGAGCCGGAGGACGTGGCGAAGGTGGTGTCGTTCCTCTGCAGCGACCTGGCGTCATGGATGACCGGGGACACCCTCGCGGTCGACGGTGGCAATCACATTCGCGGACTGCACAGCTATGCGGACACGCTAGGCCTCACCCGCCCCGTGGAGTGA
- a CDS encoding MAPEG family protein, protein MHSPIVAPVVALVSWSMVMWAWMYATRLPAMFKARMKPDPYAPRGEQMSTLPAEVRWKADNYNHLMEQPTIFYAITLALALLGEGTGLNLMLAWAYVGLRVVHSLVQALINKIELRFALFVLSSLALLGLTFKAVIAVL, encoded by the coding sequence ATGCACAGCCCCATTGTCGCTCCCGTCGTCGCGCTCGTGTCCTGGTCCATGGTCATGTGGGCATGGATGTATGCCACGCGCCTTCCGGCCATGTTCAAGGCCCGCATGAAACCCGACCCGTACGCGCCGCGCGGCGAGCAGATGAGCACACTGCCGGCCGAGGTGCGCTGGAAGGCCGACAACTACAACCACCTGATGGAGCAGCCGACCATCTTCTACGCCATCACCCTGGCGCTGGCGCTGCTGGGCGAAGGAACCGGCCTCAACCTGATGCTGGCCTGGGCCTACGTGGGCCTGCGCGTGGTGCACAGCCTGGTGCAGGCACTCATCAACAAGATTGAGCTGCGCTTCGCGCTCTTCGTGCTGTCGTCACTGGCGCTGCTGGGGCTGACGTTCAAGGCGGTCATCGCCGTGCTTTGA
- a CDS encoding lysoplasmalogenase, translated as MATKVLAAVGVVGAVGFLLALDLERRDVRMVTKALPMLCLLLWLWPPRERHPRWIFSGLVLSLLGDLLLELGPAWFLPGLGAFLLAHVSYAAAYLTVSRSPHLARALPFALLGVGASTFLWPGLGNLALPVTFYVAVICVMGWRSAAMVGSPVLARRTQWIALAGALMFAASDGLLAVKLFVRPLPGASYAIMLLYWAAQACIAVSAREALASSMQPRGIPARVA; from the coding sequence TTGGCGACGAAAGTCCTCGCGGCGGTGGGTGTCGTGGGTGCGGTGGGCTTCCTCCTCGCGCTGGACCTGGAGCGCCGTGACGTCCGGATGGTGACCAAGGCGCTGCCCATGCTCTGCCTGCTCCTGTGGCTGTGGCCGCCCCGGGAGCGCCATCCCCGGTGGATCTTCTCCGGGCTCGTGCTCTCGCTGCTCGGAGACCTGCTGCTGGAGCTGGGGCCGGCTTGGTTCCTGCCGGGCCTGGGTGCCTTCCTGCTGGCGCATGTGAGCTATGCCGCCGCGTACCTCACCGTGTCGCGAAGCCCCCATCTGGCGCGGGCGCTGCCCTTCGCGCTGCTGGGCGTGGGTGCCAGCACGTTCCTGTGGCCGGGCCTCGGGAACCTGGCGCTGCCCGTGACGTTCTATGTCGCCGTCATCTGCGTGATGGGCTGGCGCTCGGCGGCCATGGTGGGGAGCCCGGTGCTGGCGCGGCGAACGCAGTGGATTGCGCTCGCGGGCGCACTGATGTTCGCCGCCAGTGATGGGCTGCTCGCCGTGAAGCTCTTCGTGCGCCCACTGCCCGGCGCAAGCTACGCCATCATGTTGCTCTACTGGGCCGCGCAAGCCTGTATCGCCGTCTCGGCTCGCGAGGCCCTGGCTTCATCCATGCAGCCCCGCGGTATCCCCGCGCGGGTGGCTTGA
- a CDS encoding acyl-CoA dehydrogenase family protein, with protein MNEPLHPATRSREGFLGQLFAGKLRWDLVRAFPEQDPEERRQGDVVIAEVERFLKAHVDPDEVERTGRISPELREALRSHGYYKLQVARELGGRGLSMLNTFRVIEAVMSGCLPVGYTLAIHSGLGAGAIIEAVQAGPLRDYVRARIAEGAISGWADTEPIGASVRRASTTATPTEDGTAYVLNGEKVYIGNGSIADLLNVTATLCEGGREQISLFVVETASPGFRVRAEHGLMGLRGLPISALSFDNVRVPKERVLAMSQEHWRNTPLLEPLSALGRMYIIVAASLALSKKCLQWSREFLHRRLAQGRRLGDFDEIQRLVSTTAAEVFAMESVARWSLTGVTADNLPVRWFEQVAAKNIASLACARITDRTVSLLAAEGYETAESKAARGAVPVPLERALRDARAFRVAGGVDFLVDHKAAREGLFSLYYPSAAHAAELEAPPAPLPVEEHLSARNREHLQLTAREVHRLARKCLELSRRYPDAAVLHARERTLILLNQLCNELFTMSVTLAHASALASRGQPHAGELADVYCTAARYRLDDLWRQADAEAEPDFAGVSARWLSGGELDFLLCDVLTRP; from the coding sequence ATGAACGAGCCCCTGCATCCCGCCACCCGCAGCCGTGAGGGCTTCCTGGGCCAGCTCTTCGCGGGGAAGCTCCGCTGGGACCTCGTCCGCGCGTTTCCCGAGCAGGACCCGGAGGAGCGGCGGCAGGGGGACGTCGTCATCGCCGAGGTCGAGCGGTTCCTGAAGGCGCACGTGGACCCGGACGAGGTGGAGCGGACGGGCCGGATTTCGCCGGAGCTGCGCGAGGCCCTGCGCTCGCACGGCTACTACAAGCTGCAGGTGGCGCGGGAGCTGGGAGGCCGGGGGCTCTCCATGCTGAACACCTTCCGCGTCATCGAAGCGGTGATGAGTGGGTGTCTCCCGGTGGGCTACACGCTGGCCATCCACAGCGGCCTGGGCGCGGGCGCCATCATCGAGGCAGTCCAGGCCGGTCCGCTCCGGGACTATGTCCGCGCCCGGATCGCCGAGGGGGCCATCTCCGGCTGGGCCGACACCGAGCCCATCGGTGCCTCCGTGCGGCGCGCGTCCACCACCGCCACGCCCACGGAAGATGGGACGGCCTATGTCCTGAACGGGGAGAAGGTCTACATCGGGAACGGCTCCATCGCGGACCTCCTGAACGTCACCGCCACGCTCTGCGAAGGCGGCAGGGAGCAGATCAGCCTCTTCGTGGTGGAGACGGCGAGCCCCGGCTTCCGCGTCCGGGCCGAGCACGGGCTGATGGGCCTGCGCGGGCTGCCCATCTCCGCGCTGAGCTTCGACAACGTGCGGGTGCCGAAGGAGCGGGTGCTGGCGATGTCCCAGGAGCACTGGCGCAACACGCCGCTCCTGGAGCCGCTCAGCGCCCTGGGCCGCATGTACATCATCGTGGCGGCGTCCCTGGCGCTTTCCAAGAAGTGCCTCCAGTGGTCTCGCGAGTTCCTCCACCGGCGCCTCGCGCAGGGGCGCCGGCTCGGAGACTTCGATGAAATCCAGCGGCTGGTCTCCACCACCGCGGCCGAGGTCTTCGCCATGGAGAGCGTGGCCCGGTGGAGCCTCACGGGCGTGACGGCGGACAACCTGCCCGTGCGCTGGTTCGAGCAGGTGGCGGCGAAGAACATCGCCTCCCTGGCATGCGCGCGAATCACGGACCGGACCGTGTCGCTCCTCGCCGCCGAGGGCTACGAGACGGCGGAGAGCAAGGCGGCCCGGGGCGCGGTGCCGGTTCCGCTGGAGCGCGCGCTGCGCGACGCCCGGGCCTTCCGCGTGGCGGGCGGCGTGGACTTCCTCGTGGACCACAAGGCCGCGCGAGAGGGGCTCTTCTCCCTCTACTACCCGTCGGCCGCGCATGCCGCGGAGCTCGAGGCGCCCCCCGCGCCGCTTCCGGTGGAGGAGCACCTGTCGGCCCGCAACCGCGAGCACCTCCAGCTCACGGCCCGGGAGGTGCACCGGCTCGCCCGGAAGTGCCTGGAACTGTCGCGCCGCTACCCGGACGCGGCCGTGCTCCACGCGCGCGAGCGGACGCTCATCCTGCTGAACCAGCTCTGCAACGAGCTGTTCACCATGTCCGTCACGCTGGCCCACGCCTCGGCCCTGGCCTCGCGAGGCCAGCCGCACGCCGGTGAGCTGGCGGATGTCTACTGCACCGCCGCGCGCTACCGCCTGGACGACCTCTGGCGGCAGGCCGACGCGGAGGCGGAGCCGGACTTCGCGGGAGTGAGCGCCCGCTGGCTGTCCGGGGGCGAGCTCGACTTCCTGTTGTGCGACGTGCTCACCCGGCCCTGA
- a CDS encoding metal-dependent hydrolase family protein: MRRALLLGSLLLSLSSLAAEPTEVQVLKAARLFDAKTGKVFTPGVVVVAEGKVVGVGPKAPIPEGAKVVELGDATLLPGFMDAHTHLTVEPGPDWRKDVIDSFQRTIPEQTLDTLPWARVTLMAGFTTVRNLGAEDFIDVGLRNAIARGIVVGPRILAASSSLSSTGGHCDYGNSWRKGLLAHDASPGVADGPDALRARVRETLKYGADLIKVCATGGVMSFNAEVDAPQFTQAELDAVVDEAHAHRRKVAAHAHGAEGAKRAIRAGVDSLEHGTLMDDEALELMKRKGTWYVPTAFAFHGVKELADKGNLPPDNVLKLKAVDVRREQVLRKAIAMGVRIAFGTDAGVFVHGRNAEEFALLVQAGLPPAEALRAATVNAAELLGVSDKLGTLEPGKLADVVAVPGNPLQDIRATQKVFFVMKEGVIHRHDTAPPSPAPAR; this comes from the coding sequence TTGCGACGCGCACTCCTTCTTGGCTCCCTCCTGCTGTCCCTGTCCTCCCTTGCCGCCGAGCCCACCGAAGTCCAGGTCCTCAAGGCCGCGCGCCTCTTCGACGCGAAGACGGGGAAGGTCTTCACCCCGGGCGTGGTGGTGGTGGCGGAGGGAAAGGTGGTGGGCGTGGGACCGAAGGCCCCCATCCCGGAGGGCGCGAAGGTGGTGGAACTGGGCGACGCCACCCTGCTGCCGGGCTTCATGGACGCGCACACCCACCTGACCGTGGAGCCCGGGCCCGACTGGCGCAAGGACGTCATCGACAGCTTCCAGCGCACGATTCCCGAGCAGACGCTGGACACGCTGCCCTGGGCGCGCGTCACGCTGATGGCGGGCTTCACCACGGTGCGAAACCTGGGCGCGGAGGACTTCATCGACGTGGGCCTGCGCAACGCCATCGCGCGAGGCATCGTGGTGGGGCCGCGCATCCTCGCGGCGTCGTCCAGCCTGAGCTCCACGGGCGGGCACTGTGACTACGGCAACTCGTGGCGCAAGGGGCTGCTGGCCCATGATGCCAGCCCCGGCGTGGCGGATGGTCCGGACGCGCTGCGCGCCCGCGTGCGCGAAACCCTCAAGTACGGCGCCGACCTCATCAAGGTGTGCGCCACGGGGGGAGTGATGAGCTTCAACGCGGAAGTCGACGCGCCGCAGTTCACCCAGGCGGAGCTGGACGCGGTGGTGGACGAGGCCCACGCGCACCGGCGCAAGGTGGCCGCGCACGCCCACGGCGCGGAAGGGGCGAAGCGCGCCATCCGCGCGGGCGTGGACTCCCTCGAGCACGGCACCCTGATGGACGACGAGGCCCTGGAGCTGATGAAGCGCAAGGGCACCTGGTATGTGCCCACCGCCTTCGCCTTCCACGGGGTGAAGGAGCTGGCGGACAAGGGCAACCTGCCGCCGGACAACGTCCTGAAGCTCAAGGCAGTCGACGTGCGGCGGGAGCAGGTGCTGCGCAAGGCGATTGCCATGGGGGTGCGCATCGCCTTCGGCACGGACGCGGGCGTGTTCGTCCACGGGCGCAACGCGGAGGAGTTCGCGCTGCTGGTGCAGGCCGGCCTGCCCCCCGCCGAGGCGCTGCGCGCCGCCACGGTGAACGCGGCGGAGCTGCTCGGCGTGTCGGACAAGCTGGGGACGCTGGAGCCCGGGAAGCTGGCGGACGTCGTCGCCGTGCCCGGCAACCCCCTCCAGGACATCCGCGCCACCCAGAAGGTCTTCTTCGTGATGAAGGAAGGCGTCATCCACCGCCACGACACGGCGCCGCCCTCCCCTGCCCCCGCGCGCTGA
- a CDS encoding thioesterase II family protein, protein MKRPEASVRLFCFPHSGGSVGEYVRWADLLPDVEVWGVQLPGHGARAEEAPFTRMRELVDTLVGAVDFGTSFAFFGHSLGALVAFETARRLRGLGRTPPGWLFLSAAPAPQLPARGIPASHLDEDGLLTALEPTYGELALELREDAELRELILPGLRADLSLVESYPHEAGAPLDCAMAVLGGTRDDLTREELEPWRVHTTGPFELHLLPGGHFYLREQKDTLLRLLGERLRQGRPHTVSSEDLKP, encoded by the coding sequence ATGAAGCGTCCGGAAGCCTCCGTGCGCCTCTTCTGCTTCCCTCACAGCGGCGGCTCCGTGGGCGAGTACGTGCGCTGGGCCGACCTGCTCCCGGACGTCGAGGTGTGGGGTGTGCAGCTCCCCGGCCATGGCGCGCGCGCGGAGGAGGCGCCCTTCACCCGGATGCGCGAGCTGGTGGACACGCTGGTGGGCGCGGTGGACTTCGGGACGTCCTTCGCGTTCTTCGGGCACAGCCTGGGAGCGCTCGTGGCCTTCGAGACGGCCCGGCGCTTGCGCGGCCTGGGCCGTACGCCGCCGGGCTGGTTGTTCCTCTCCGCGGCGCCCGCCCCGCAGCTCCCCGCGCGAGGTATCCCCGCGAGCCACCTGGACGAGGACGGGCTGCTCACCGCGCTCGAGCCCACCTACGGCGAGCTGGCCCTGGAGCTCCGGGAAGACGCCGAGCTGCGCGAGCTCATCCTGCCGGGCCTGCGCGCGGACCTGTCGCTCGTGGAGTCCTACCCGCACGAAGCCGGCGCGCCCCTGGACTGCGCGATGGCCGTCCTGGGCGGCACCCGGGACGACCTGACTCGCGAGGAGCTGGAGCCATGGCGCGTCCACACCACCGGGCCCTTCGAGCTCCACCTGCTGCCCGGTGGCCACTTCTACCTACGGGAGCAGAAGGACACGCTCCTGCGTCTTCTGGGCGAGCGCCTGCGACAGGGCCGCCCCCACACCGTTTCCAGTGAGGACCTGAAGCCATGA
- a CDS encoding 2OG-Fe(II) oxygenase — MSVATIEEGPLLGPSFFLSRTALRSLAVAHRDAYAAARPHPHVVIDGFLGERLASGLAGVFPGASDADWKRRDHQEQAARLGQLQRKAFEGVHGALRHLLSELSGMSFIDFLETLTGVQGLIADPHFRGAGLHLTLRGGHLALHADFNRDRFRALSRRLTVLYYLNPGWESAWGGDLELWSADLSRCETRIAPLLDRLVVMAHGDDHWHGHPAPLECPEGRGRAAVAAYFYTAQESPDAPEAHSAIWAPVR, encoded by the coding sequence GTGAGCGTCGCAACCATCGAAGAAGGCCCGTTGCTGGGGCCGAGCTTCTTCCTCAGCCGTACGGCGCTCCGCTCGCTTGCGGTGGCCCATCGTGACGCCTACGCCGCCGCGCGGCCCCATCCCCACGTCGTCATCGACGGCTTCCTGGGAGAGCGGCTGGCGTCCGGCCTGGCCGGAGTCTTCCCGGGCGCATCCGATGCCGACTGGAAGCGCCGCGACCATCAGGAGCAGGCGGCACGTCTGGGGCAGCTCCAGCGCAAGGCCTTCGAAGGTGTGCACGGGGCGCTCCGGCACCTGCTCTCGGAGCTCTCGGGCATGTCGTTCATCGACTTCCTGGAGACACTCACCGGAGTGCAGGGGCTCATCGCGGATCCACACTTCCGGGGCGCCGGGCTGCACCTCACGCTGCGTGGGGGCCATCTGGCGCTGCACGCGGACTTCAACCGGGACCGCTTCCGCGCGCTCTCGCGGCGGCTCACCGTCCTCTACTACCTGAACCCCGGCTGGGAATCCGCCTGGGGCGGCGACCTGGAGTTGTGGAGTGCCGACCTCTCCCGGTGTGAGACCCGAATCGCCCCGCTCCTCGACCGGCTGGTCGTGATGGCGCATGGCGATGACCACTGGCATGGCCACCCGGCCCCGCTGGAGTGTCCCGAGGGACGGGGGCGAGCCGCTGTCGCGGCCTACTTCTATACGGCGCAAGAGTCCCCGGATGCGCCGGAGGCTCACAGCGCCATCTGGGCGCCAGTGCGGTAG